The proteins below are encoded in one region of Bifidobacterium catenulatum DSM 16992 = JCM 1194 = LMG 11043:
- a CDS encoding lipid II:glycine glycyltransferase FemX: MITLEFTDAATMEQQAVQAGLTLPIEQTAVWAKYQNTIDGRTPWGAYVVKQDGAPIAFIALIDYETHGYHYLRSVHGPAWLDKPSAQLEAQVRDLLVEDVRKRDKNVVFLRIDLWDFEGSFPVLSTVPYNETVYVDLTGGDEAVLTRMKKRGRRDVRKALRESPAACADETAQAMADFSEYYEVMVDTAHRDGFSPAPMSDYVDMISNLGPDHARVFAARIDGKVVAWSIITINGDHAVYYYACMRTEIMRQHVPDKLIYVVCCALGERGCTVLDLMGIGNDFAPSLKSLNGFKTKFSENIVQVSAGRDIPVKKAFYRSLTLLQSLRRKLRK, translated from the coding sequence ATGATCACTCTTGAATTCACCGACGCAGCCACCATGGAACAGCAGGCCGTGCAGGCGGGTCTTACCCTGCCCATCGAACAGACCGCAGTGTGGGCCAAATATCAGAACACCATTGACGGACGTACGCCGTGGGGTGCGTATGTGGTGAAGCAGGACGGCGCTCCGATCGCATTCATCGCGCTCATCGATTACGAAACCCATGGCTACCACTATTTGAGGTCCGTTCATGGTCCGGCTTGGCTTGACAAGCCTTCCGCGCAGCTGGAAGCACAGGTTCGTGACCTGCTTGTTGAGGACGTACGCAAACGCGATAAAAACGTTGTGTTCCTGCGTATCGACTTGTGGGATTTCGAAGGCTCGTTCCCGGTGCTTTCCACCGTTCCTTACAACGAGACCGTGTATGTGGACCTCACCGGTGGCGATGAGGCGGTTCTTACACGCATGAAGAAGCGTGGCCGCCGCGACGTGCGTAAGGCGTTGAGGGAAAGCCCCGCCGCTTGCGCCGATGAGACCGCGCAGGCTATGGCTGATTTTTCCGAATACTACGAGGTCATGGTTGATACCGCCCACCGTGATGGCTTCTCCCCCGCTCCGATGAGCGACTATGTCGATATGATCAGCAATCTTGGCCCTGATCATGCGCGCGTGTTCGCGGCACGTATCGACGGCAAGGTTGTGGCATGGTCCATCATCACCATCAACGGCGATCACGCGGTCTATTACTATGCGTGCATGCGTACGGAAATCATGCGCCAGCATGTTCCCGACAAACTGATTTACGTTGTATGTTGCGCACTTGGAGAGCGGGGCTGCACTGTTCTCGATTTGATGGGCATCGGCAACGATTTCGCGCCTTCATTGAAGAGTTTGAACGGATTCAAGACGAAATTCTCCGAGAATATCGTACAGGTTTCGGCAGGTCGTGACATTCCGGTCAAGAAGGCGTTCTACCGTTCGCTCACGCTGCTGCAGTCGCTACGTCGCAAACTACGCAAGTAA
- a CDS encoding 4-hydroxy-3-methylbut-2-enyl diphosphate reductase produces MTKRIVLADPRGFCAGVDRAILTVQTILKAANPSRTDDLPPVYVRRQIVHNKHVVEELSAQGAVFVQELAEIPDSAASAGIPIVFSAHGVSPAVKAEAAARGMHVVDATCPLVSKVHREVLRFVKEGYEIIYIGHKGHDEAVGVVGESPEHVHLIEHESDVDSLDFSSDTKLVLLSQTTLSVDETAGTIAALKERFPWLEMPPNSDICYATSNRQAAVKLVAEQSDCVVIVGSANSSNSVRLMEVAQEGLNTRFGGVLDGACGKAHRVDDASELDPAWFDGVESVGISSGASVPDELVSGVIESLQSQGFNDVATIETIKENMHFVLPSELRKKPVR; encoded by the coding sequence ATGACCAAGCGCATCGTACTGGCGGATCCCCGTGGCTTTTGCGCGGGCGTCGACAGGGCGATTCTGACTGTGCAGACGATTCTCAAGGCTGCCAATCCATCTCGGACTGACGATCTGCCGCCGGTGTATGTGCGTCGTCAGATTGTGCACAACAAGCATGTTGTTGAAGAACTGTCGGCTCAGGGTGCAGTATTCGTGCAGGAATTGGCTGAGATTCCCGATTCCGCGGCTTCCGCAGGAATTCCGATTGTCTTCTCTGCGCACGGCGTGTCTCCTGCGGTGAAGGCTGAGGCTGCGGCTCGGGGCATGCATGTTGTTGACGCCACATGCCCTTTGGTGAGCAAGGTGCATCGTGAGGTGTTACGTTTCGTCAAAGAAGGCTACGAAATCATCTACATCGGACATAAGGGTCATGATGAGGCCGTTGGCGTGGTCGGCGAATCTCCGGAACATGTGCATCTGATTGAGCATGAGTCGGATGTCGATTCGTTGGATTTTTCTTCGGATACGAAGTTGGTGTTGCTTTCGCAGACCACGCTGAGCGTGGATGAGACGGCAGGCACTATCGCCGCGTTGAAGGAGCGTTTCCCATGGCTTGAGATGCCTCCGAATTCCGACATCTGCTATGCCACGTCGAATCGTCAGGCTGCGGTCAAACTCGTTGCCGAGCAATCGGATTGCGTGGTGATCGTCGGCTCGGCGAATTCGTCAAATTCCGTACGCTTGATGGAGGTTGCACAGGAGGGGCTGAACACGCGTTTTGGCGGTGTACTTGATGGTGCTTGCGGAAAGGCCCACCGTGTGGATGATGCGTCCGAGCTTGATCCCGCATGGTTCGATGGTGTTGAATCCGTGGGAATCTCGTCGGGCGCATCCGTACCTGACGAATTGGTGTCAGGTGTTATTGAATCGCTGCAAAGCCAAGGTTTCAATGATGTGGCCACCATTGAAACCATTAAGGAAAACATGCATTTCGTGCTTCCCAGTGAACTTCGTAAGAAACCGGTCCGCTGA
- a CDS encoding sigma-70 family RNA polymerase sigma factor, with protein sequence MPVVDALYRQAMKLTNNPDDAQDLVQDTFERGFKAFDSFQEGTNFAAWMTTIERNAYFNQYAKAKRRPQRANDSTGEYDDWDIYSASEHSSEELKSAEQEYLDAYAPEEIMAALAKLSPERRQVFIDAAIDGKSYQQVADEQGVKIGTVMSRLNRARTQLKRELANYAKERGYATAGKDSA encoded by the coding sequence ATGCCTGTGGTCGATGCGTTGTACCGGCAGGCGATGAAGCTTACCAACAATCCCGATGATGCCCAAGATTTGGTGCAGGATACTTTCGAACGGGGATTCAAGGCGTTCGACTCCTTTCAGGAGGGAACGAATTTCGCCGCGTGGATGACGACCATCGAGCGGAATGCCTATTTCAACCAGTATGCCAAAGCCAAACGCAGACCGCAGCGGGCTAACGATTCCACCGGTGAATATGACGATTGGGACATTTATTCGGCTTCGGAGCATTCCTCGGAAGAACTTAAATCCGCGGAACAGGAATATTTGGATGCCTATGCGCCCGAGGAAATCATGGCGGCGCTCGCCAAGCTTTCGCCGGAACGCCGTCAGGTGTTCATCGATGCTGCGATTGATGGCAAGTCATACCAGCAGGTGGCTGACGAACAGGGTGTGAAGATCGGCACGGTGATGAGTCGTCTCAATCGTGCGCGTACGCAGTTGAAACGAGAACTTGCCAACTATGCGAAGGAACGTGGCTATGCCACGGCAGGGAAGGACAGCGCATGA
- a CDS encoding NUDIX hydrolase has protein sequence MPTPEFILELRKKVGHDLLWLMGVSGYVEDERGRVLLGKRSDTGEWAMVYGINEPGEEPADTVAREVKEETGVDVIVTDLVSVKSSHRVLTYANGDNTMYMDHLFICRPDPNGNTEPFVGDEESLNVGWFSPDDLPQPLADTTVERMGYVREYIKNKANGDAHAQFSFNGTIR, from the coding sequence ATGCCAACGCCTGAATTCATTCTCGAGTTACGCAAGAAAGTCGGTCACGATCTCCTGTGGCTGATGGGCGTCTCCGGCTATGTCGAAGACGAGCGGGGTCGTGTACTTCTTGGCAAGCGTTCCGATACCGGCGAATGGGCCATGGTGTATGGCATTAATGAGCCCGGCGAAGAGCCTGCCGACACGGTGGCACGTGAAGTCAAAGAAGAGACTGGCGTGGATGTCATCGTCACCGATTTGGTGTCGGTGAAGTCCTCCCATAGGGTGCTTACGTATGCGAATGGCGACAACACCATGTATATGGATCACCTGTTTATATGCAGGCCGGATCCAAATGGCAATACCGAACCGTTCGTAGGTGACGAGGAGAGCCTCAACGTAGGCTGGTTCTCCCCCGACGATCTGCCTCAGCCCCTGGCCGACACCACAGTGGAACGCATGGGCTACGTGCGTGAGTACATCAAGAACAAGGCGAACGGCGACGCACACGCGCAATTCTCCTTCAACGGTACGATTCGCTGA
- a CDS encoding aldose 1-epimerase family protein — MTCINLPARTGQQFSISHGDYEAVITELGATMRKLTYKGEDLTVALGPDDLVTCCHGQILIPFPNRIEGGEYTFEGKTYSLPIDEHDRNTAIHGYGYRSFWKLISLAEDAVTLAWRSPNMVGYPFDLYVTATYSLADDGMHLTVSAYNNGDTNAPWALAIHPWLANSLNGYGDEIDEHNAKCSLTLPARTHVTVDENLIPTGTEPVDGTKYDLRKDTLLTEQPFDDAWTDLEHAEDGSVTAVFTRADGKKVRVGGDETITSFQVCTGTKFPAFQHPAGVAVEPQTAYANAFNTGNELIVIKPGETTSTSLFLGMAE; from the coding sequence ATGACCTGCATTAACCTGCCTGCCCGTACCGGACAGCAATTCTCCATCTCCCACGGCGACTATGAAGCCGTCATCACCGAACTTGGCGCAACTATGCGCAAACTGACCTATAAGGGCGAAGATCTGACCGTCGCCCTTGGCCCTGATGATCTGGTGACCTGCTGCCACGGCCAGATCCTCATTCCGTTCCCGAACCGTATCGAGGGCGGCGAGTACACGTTCGAAGGCAAGACCTATTCGCTGCCAATCGACGAACATGACCGCAACACCGCCATCCACGGCTACGGTTACCGCTCATTCTGGAAGCTGATCTCTCTTGCCGAAGACGCAGTGACCCTCGCCTGGCGTTCCCCCAACATGGTCGGTTATCCGTTTGACCTGTATGTCACCGCCACCTACAGCCTCGCCGATGACGGCATGCACTTGACCGTCAGCGCCTACAACAATGGCGACACGAACGCGCCGTGGGCTTTGGCCATTCACCCGTGGCTCGCCAACAGCCTTAACGGCTATGGAGACGAAATCGACGAGCACAACGCCAAGTGCAGCCTGACGCTGCCGGCACGCACACATGTCACCGTGGATGAAAACCTTATTCCGACCGGTACTGAGCCCGTTGACGGCACCAAGTACGACCTACGCAAAGACACACTGCTCACCGAGCAGCCGTTCGATGACGCATGGACCGATCTGGAGCACGCCGAAGACGGTTCCGTCACGGCAGTGTTCACCCGCGCCGATGGTAAGAAGGTCCGCGTCGGTGGCGACGAAACCATCACCTCGTTCCAGGTATGCACAGGCACCAAGTTCCCTGCATTCCAGCATCCCGCCGGCGTTGCCGTGGAGCCGCAGACCGCCTATGCCAACGCATTCAACACGGGCAACGAGCTGATTGTGATCAAGCCGGGCGAAACCACCAGCACCTCGCTATTCCTCGGTATGGCCGAGTGA
- a CDS encoding 50S ribosomal protein bL37 — protein MGMRGRKRKDRRKKAANHGKRPNA, from the coding sequence ATGGGCATGCGCGGACGTAAGCGCAAGGATCGTCGTAAGAAGGCCGCCAATCACGGCAAGCGTCCAAACGCCTGA
- the gap gene encoding type I glyceraldehyde-3-phosphate dehydrogenase — MTVKIGINGFGRIGRLAFRRIFELQARGGQAGDIEVAAINDLTTPSMLAYLLKYDSTHGTFRHDDGTPVEVTSTEDSIVVDGKEYKVYAEKDANNIPWVKNDGVEFVLECTGFYTSAEKSQAHINAGAKKVLISAPAKDETTPTVVFGVNHNILKASDVIVSAGSCTTNSMAAMVKLLDENWGIKAGFMTTIHAYTGTQMILDGPRFPKARNNRAAAINTIPHSTGAAKAIGKVVPSVNGKLQGHAQRIQVPDGSVTELTTVLNKEVTADEINAAFKAAFSSTEFYGYNEDGIVSSDIIGDTHGGVFDPTQTDVNTVDGVTMARTVSWYDNEYGFTCNMVRTLLYFAEISE, encoded by the coding sequence ATGACAGTTAAGATTGGTATTAACGGCTTTGGTCGTATCGGTCGTCTGGCTTTCCGCCGCATCTTCGAGCTGCAGGCTCGTGGCGGCCAGGCCGGTGACATTGAGGTCGCTGCAATCAACGATCTGACCACCCCGTCCATGCTGGCCTACCTGCTGAAGTACGACAGCACCCACGGCACCTTCCGTCATGACGATGGCACCCCGGTTGAGGTCACCTCCACCGAAGACTCCATCGTGGTTGACGGCAAGGAATACAAGGTTTACGCCGAGAAGGATGCCAACAACATCCCGTGGGTCAAGAACGATGGCGTTGAGTTCGTGCTCGAGTGCACCGGCTTCTACACCTCCGCTGAGAAGTCCCAGGCTCACATCAACGCTGGCGCCAAGAAGGTCCTGATCTCCGCTCCGGCCAAGGACGAGACCACCCCGACCGTCGTCTTCGGTGTGAACCACAACATCCTGAAGGCTTCCGATGTGATCGTGTCCGCCGGTTCCTGCACCACCAACTCCATGGCCGCTATGGTCAAGCTGCTGGACGAGAACTGGGGCATCAAGGCTGGCTTCATGACCACCATCCACGCCTACACCGGCACCCAGATGATTCTCGACGGCCCGCGCTTCCCGAAGGCTCGCAACAACCGCGCCGCCGCGATCAACACCATTCCTCACTCCACCGGCGCTGCCAAGGCCATCGGCAAGGTCGTTCCGTCCGTGAACGGCAAGCTGCAGGGTCACGCCCAGCGTATCCAGGTTCCGGATGGCTCCGTCACCGAGCTGACCACCGTTCTGAACAAGGAAGTCACCGCTGACGAGATTAACGCCGCATTCAAGGCCGCATTCTCCTCCACCGAATTCTACGGCTACAACGAGGATGGCATCGTGTCTTCCGACATCATCGGCGACACCCATGGTGGCGTGTTCGATCCGACCCAGACCGACGTCAACACCGTTGACGGCGTGACCATGGCTCGTACCGTTTCTTGGTACGACAACGAGTACGGCTTCACCTGCAACATGGTGCGCACCCTGCTGTACTTCGCTGAGATCTCCGAGTGA
- a CDS encoding UDP-N-acetylmuramoyl-L-alanyl-D-glutamate--2,6-diaminopimelate ligase yields the protein MALTLASAARLLSEHGLLREIIQGDAWTLDAQTINGFDKPFGSITYDTRQVVSGALLCCKGRFKAEYLDGIDDRGLAAYVAENDFSAATKAPGLIVNDARKAMSLLSAAFYGYPQNQLKVIGITGTKGKTTTAYLTQAMLNGCSDGKCALFSSADNCLDGHTYVESDLTTPESMDAFRMMREAADNGMKYLVMEVSSQAYKVDRVFGLTFDVAAFLNISPDHISPIEHPTFEDYFHCKRQIVKNCRSLVLGTACAHADLIRQDAAIADIPVTTFALGEASAADVTAWPESADHSRFAIAVEGEQIGSLSLQLDGDFNYANAAAAIAIAHAVGFDFHETAAKEALRNMEPVRIAGRMEHFHDTKSNTIAIVDYAHNYASVTALLDYVDQRYGKDDPEVTLVTGSAGNKAYDRRSEIVRAAQNRVNHLILTFEDTDDEPVEHVCQNMLDSVTNPDLDARIILDRTEAVESTVAIDRKNPNRLHIILIIGKGNERWFKNHGKHIPFEGDDHIVERIFGLV from the coding sequence ATGGCTTTGACTTTGGCATCAGCAGCACGTTTGCTCAGTGAGCATGGATTGTTGCGCGAAATCATCCAAGGAGACGCCTGGACGCTTGACGCGCAAACCATCAACGGATTCGACAAGCCATTCGGTTCAATCACCTATGACACCAGGCAGGTCGTATCTGGCGCGCTCCTGTGCTGCAAAGGCCGTTTCAAAGCGGAATATCTCGATGGCATCGATGATCGTGGACTTGCCGCATACGTTGCGGAAAACGACTTCTCCGCGGCGACGAAAGCTCCGGGACTTATCGTGAATGACGCGCGCAAAGCCATGAGTCTGCTGTCCGCGGCATTTTATGGGTACCCGCAGAACCAACTGAAAGTCATCGGCATTACCGGAACCAAGGGAAAAACCACTACCGCCTACCTCACCCAAGCCATGCTCAACGGCTGTTCCGACGGCAAATGCGCTTTGTTCTCTTCCGCAGACAATTGCCTTGACGGACATACCTATGTCGAGTCCGATTTGACCACACCGGAGTCCATGGATGCGTTCCGTATGATGCGCGAAGCCGCTGATAACGGCATGAAATACCTGGTTATGGAGGTTTCGTCGCAGGCGTACAAAGTCGATCGCGTTTTCGGACTTACTTTTGACGTCGCCGCATTCCTTAATATCAGCCCGGACCATATCAGCCCCATCGAGCATCCGACATTCGAGGATTACTTCCACTGCAAACGGCAGATTGTGAAGAATTGCCGTTCCCTGGTTCTCGGCACGGCATGCGCACATGCCGATCTTATTCGTCAGGATGCTGCAATCGCCGATATTCCCGTCACCACGTTCGCTCTTGGCGAAGCATCGGCCGCGGATGTGACCGCATGGCCGGAATCCGCCGACCATAGCCGTTTCGCCATTGCGGTGGAAGGTGAACAGATCGGCTCGCTCAGCCTGCAATTGGATGGCGATTTCAATTATGCGAACGCCGCCGCGGCCATTGCCATTGCGCATGCCGTTGGATTCGATTTCCACGAAACCGCCGCGAAGGAAGCACTGCGCAATATGGAACCGGTACGTATCGCCGGTCGTATGGAGCATTTCCACGATACGAAGTCGAACACCATCGCCATCGTTGATTATGCGCACAATTATGCTTCCGTAACGGCGTTGCTTGACTATGTCGACCAACGCTACGGCAAGGACGATCCTGAAGTCACGCTGGTCACTGGATCCGCAGGCAATAAAGCGTATGATCGCAGATCGGAAATCGTCAGGGCCGCACAGAATCGCGTCAACCATCTGATTCTCACCTTCGAAGACACGGATGACGAGCCTGTGGAACACGTCTGTCAAAACATGCTCGACAGTGTCACCAATCCTGATCTGGATGCGAGGATCATTCTCGACCGTACGGAAGCAGTGGAGTCGACCGTAGCAATCGACCGCAAGAATCCCAACCGCCTCCATATCATCCTTATCATCGGCAAAGGCAACGAGCGCTGGTTCAAGAACCACGGCAAGCATATTCCCTTCGAAGGCGACGACCACATTGTGGAACGTATTTTTGGGCTTGTCTGA
- a CDS encoding aminopeptidase P family protein, whose translation MNEVITAKDKEYEAMEQSSAPGPDQAMSDRVNNRSLRPRSEAFKEFMTTGWDDNEPAIEPLESSHYIQARLDTLGKAFPGDRIVIPAGQPKVRNNDCDYAFRPDTTFSYYTGLGEDYEAGAVLVLNPVDPDSPEAAAGKTHVPELFVAPRANHYTQDFFMNAHYGEYWVGPRAGLQEMTAMTGIETNDIAQLSDALSKDVGSEAGAVRVRVIREADPQITEMVEDIREANGFADPDDNTDADDKLHEFAAEARMCKDEYEIREMRKAVAATKHGFDNILRKLPSSLDKPRSERMLEGAFNAISREEGNEVGYDTIIASGAHAPILHWMRNTGTVESGDLLLIDAGVEVNSLYTADITRTFPTNGKFTDFQKKLYQAVLDSQQAGFEAAKPGATYSDIHHACMRVIAERLHEWGILPVDVEESLSPEGQQHRRWLACGVAHHLGLDVHDCAQARYESYQGAAIRPGMIFTIEPGLYFREDDLLIPPEYRGIGIRVEDDVLMTEDGPEWISAGIPKQIDEVEEWMASMAAEGAKA comes from the coding sequence ATGAACGAAGTCATTACCGCTAAAGACAAGGAGTATGAAGCCATGGAGCAGTCCAGCGCCCCCGGCCCTGATCAGGCGATGAGCGACCGTGTGAACAATCGTTCGCTGCGCCCGCGTTCCGAGGCGTTCAAGGAGTTCATGACCACCGGTTGGGATGATAATGAGCCGGCTATTGAACCGTTGGAGTCTTCCCATTACATTCAGGCTCGTCTTGACACGCTGGGCAAGGCTTTTCCTGGAGATCGTATTGTGATTCCGGCCGGTCAGCCGAAGGTGCGCAACAATGACTGCGACTATGCGTTCCGTCCGGATACGACGTTTTCGTATTACACCGGTTTGGGTGAAGACTACGAGGCCGGTGCAGTGCTGGTGTTGAATCCAGTTGATCCTGATTCTCCGGAGGCTGCGGCCGGCAAGACGCATGTGCCGGAATTGTTTGTGGCTCCGCGTGCGAACCACTACACGCAGGACTTTTTCATGAATGCCCATTATGGAGAGTATTGGGTTGGACCTCGTGCCGGCTTGCAGGAGATGACTGCAATGACCGGTATTGAGACCAATGACATTGCACAGCTGTCTGACGCATTGAGCAAGGATGTCGGCTCTGAAGCTGGTGCCGTGCGTGTGCGTGTGATTCGCGAGGCTGATCCGCAGATCACCGAAATGGTGGAGGACATTCGCGAGGCGAACGGTTTCGCCGATCCGGATGACAATACCGATGCCGATGACAAGCTTCATGAGTTTGCCGCCGAGGCTCGCATGTGCAAGGACGAATATGAGATTCGTGAAATGCGCAAGGCCGTTGCCGCAACCAAGCATGGTTTCGACAATATTCTGCGCAAGCTGCCGTCGTCGCTCGACAAGCCTCGTTCGGAACGTATGTTGGAAGGCGCGTTCAATGCCATTTCCCGTGAGGAAGGCAATGAGGTCGGCTACGATACGATCATCGCTTCCGGCGCTCATGCGCCGATTCTGCATTGGATGCGTAACACCGGTACCGTGGAGTCCGGCGATCTGCTGCTGATTGATGCCGGTGTGGAAGTCAATAGCCTGTATACGGCCGACATCACGCGCACGTTCCCAACCAACGGTAAGTTCACTGATTTCCAAAAAAAGTTGTATCAGGCGGTTTTGGACTCCCAGCAGGCTGGTTTTGAGGCTGCCAAGCCGGGTGCCACGTATTCCGACATTCATCATGCGTGCATGCGTGTGATCGCTGAACGCCTGCACGAATGGGGCATTCTTCCGGTCGATGTCGAGGAGTCGCTTTCTCCGGAAGGACAACAGCATCGACGTTGGCTCGCCTGTGGTGTGGCCCATCATCTTGGTTTGGATGTGCATGATTGCGCTCAGGCACGTTATGAGTCGTATCAGGGCGCTGCAATTCGTCCAGGCATGATTTTCACGATTGAACCGGGTCTGTATTTCCGTGAGGATGATCTGTTGATTCCACCGGAGTATCGCGGCATCGGCATTCGCGTTGAAGATGATGTGCTGATGACTGAGGATGGTCCGGAATGGATTTCCGCCGGCATTCCAAAGCAGATCGATGAGGTCGAAGAGTGGATGGCCAGCATGGCTGCCGAAGGTGCAAAGGCCTGA
- a CDS encoding bifunctional folylpolyglutamate synthase/dihydrofolate synthase, with product MIDVERDIMSRPSERNTTNLDLQRMKMILDIMGHPEQSFRVIHITGTNGKGSTARMTEAICRAYGMRTGLYTSPHLEHVNERIAIDGQQLSDDDFVDTWDQIKDLVAMVDMKMGELDKPKMSFFEVLTAMAIWKFADAPVDVAIVEVGMGGRWDATNVLDADAAIIGPIDMDHMAWLGNTVEQIASEKVGIIKPGCTAVIGRQPHEEAVMPIIEEAAAENHANLVRDGIEAEVVTRIPAVGGQVVTLRTPNGTYAEVPVAKFGEHQAHNALAALCAAEVVIPVNGALDGDLVAESLSTVRIPGRIEQIRTSPTIILDGGHNVNAAESLRAAIEENYDFQQLVGVIAMMGDKQVEEYLGVLEPLLSHVIVTENSWRDRVMPAEDLKTVAERVFGAERVTCVPELPDAIQEAVNMVDADDELGVGYGHGVLICGSFTTAGDARLMLEEKVNPDLKKPKSERVFQTAVEPEPRKDQDEADLDFESDANPDFDINDFGSVGPDLAEDEDTDGSEEDASEVEHADAASSEDVQ from the coding sequence ATGATCGACGTCGAACGCGACATCATGAGCCGCCCATCAGAGCGCAATACCACCAATCTTGACCTGCAACGCATGAAGATGATCCTCGACATCATGGGACATCCCGAGCAGTCGTTCCGTGTGATTCACATCACCGGAACCAACGGCAAAGGGTCTACCGCGCGCATGACCGAGGCGATCTGCCGCGCCTACGGCATGCGAACCGGTTTGTACACGTCACCGCATCTTGAACATGTCAACGAGCGCATCGCCATCGACGGACAGCAGCTTTCCGACGATGATTTCGTTGATACCTGGGATCAAATCAAAGACCTTGTAGCCATGGTCGACATGAAGATGGGAGAACTCGACAAGCCAAAAATGAGCTTCTTCGAAGTGCTTACCGCCATGGCCATCTGGAAGTTCGCCGACGCTCCGGTCGATGTGGCCATCGTTGAAGTCGGTATGGGCGGCCGCTGGGACGCCACCAACGTGCTCGATGCCGATGCGGCCATTATCGGACCGATCGACATGGACCATATGGCATGGCTTGGCAATACCGTGGAACAGATCGCATCCGAAAAAGTCGGCATTATCAAGCCGGGCTGCACCGCGGTTATTGGGCGTCAACCGCATGAAGAGGCCGTCATGCCGATTATCGAGGAAGCGGCGGCGGAAAACCATGCCAATCTGGTGCGAGACGGCATCGAAGCGGAAGTCGTGACCCGCATTCCGGCAGTCGGCGGTCAGGTTGTGACCCTGCGTACGCCGAATGGCACGTACGCAGAAGTGCCGGTCGCCAAATTCGGCGAACATCAGGCGCATAATGCGCTCGCGGCCCTGTGCGCGGCGGAAGTGGTGATTCCCGTCAACGGTGCGCTTGACGGTGATCTTGTGGCTGAGTCGTTGAGCACGGTGAGGATTCCAGGCCGCATCGAGCAGATTCGTACATCGCCAACGATCATTCTGGATGGCGGGCATAATGTGAATGCGGCAGAATCGTTGCGTGCCGCGATTGAGGAAAATTACGATTTCCAGCAGCTCGTCGGCGTGATCGCCATGATGGGAGACAAGCAGGTCGAAGAGTATTTGGGCGTGCTCGAACCATTACTGAGCCATGTGATTGTCACTGAAAACTCGTGGCGTGATCGTGTGATGCCCGCGGAAGACCTGAAAACGGTTGCTGAACGCGTGTTTGGTGCGGAAAGGGTTACGTGTGTTCCTGAGCTGCCGGATGCCATTCAGGAGGCTGTTAATATGGTTGACGCCGATGATGAGCTTGGTGTTGGCTATGGTCACGGCGTGCTGATTTGCGGTAGCTTCACCACGGCTGGCGATGCACGTCTCATGCTGGAAGAGAAAGTCAATCCCGATTTGAAGAAGCCGAAGTCGGAACGTGTCTTCCAGACGGCTGTTGAGCCGGAACCGCGTAAGGATCAGGACGAGGCGGATCTCGATTTCGAATCTGACGCCAATCCTGATTTCGATATCAACGATTTCGGCAGTGTCGGTCCAGATCTTGCTGAAGATGAAGATACTGATGGTTCCGAAGAAGATGCTTCCGAAGTTGAGCATGCGGATGCTGCATCTTCTGAAGATGTGCAGTAA
- the ybaK gene encoding Cys-tRNA(Pro) deacylase has product MGKKKHEKGAGSTPATVQLEQAGIPFKTYEYAHSNDHMDDGYGVEAATKLGFDEHQVFKTLMADTGSERVVGVVPVSGHMDLKALAAAVGAKKASMADPKVAMRESGYVVGGISPLGQRTHHKTVLDESALQYSEILLSGGKRGFSIGIDPNDLLKVLDGVAAPIGTR; this is encoded by the coding sequence ATGGGTAAGAAAAAGCATGAGAAGGGAGCCGGTTCAACACCGGCAACAGTGCAACTGGAACAAGCGGGAATCCCATTCAAGACTTACGAATACGCACATTCAAACGACCATATGGATGACGGCTATGGGGTCGAAGCCGCCACCAAACTGGGCTTTGACGAGCATCAGGTGTTCAAAACGCTTATGGCCGATACCGGCTCCGAACGCGTGGTAGGCGTGGTTCCTGTAAGCGGACACATGGATCTGAAGGCGCTGGCCGCAGCGGTCGGAGCCAAAAAAGCCTCCATGGCCGATCCAAAGGTCGCCATGCGCGAATCCGGGTATGTGGTTGGAGGCATCTCACCGCTCGGTCAACGCACACACCACAAAACCGTACTCGACGAAAGCGCTTTGCAATATAGCGAGATACTGCTGTCGGGAGGCAAACGCGGCTTCTCAATCGGCATCGATCCCAACGATCTGCTCAAGGTGCTTGACGGCGTAGCCGCGCCTATCGGCACTCGGTAA